In the Oryzias latipes chromosome 9, ASM223467v1 genome, one interval contains:
- the LOC101160043 gene encoding bromodomain-containing protein DDB_G0280777 isoform X3, with translation MRLPLCAVLLWLFSEELQASPVKPSFQSGSKNVDVSKPQQVSSYHAQFPHFQPEHRAKTRHKIKVVRYRLDPWSQIWLKSEVESYHVDPDSHVPGHQLEPQQQAQAIRHQAAPQFQAQRQIQPNEGTNQGGSKSRSLVVESDWGQFPFQPQKRPYVAEPQNPDQLFSYQTEPQNPKESLQPAPHILVQRAPYQLEPMTQTKELFYLNKHLSQMASIQAEPQIQVQGKPNQIKTQTQVQGQSYEVAPQTKLISFQTDPQSQVHGLSYQAQLQSQGGSFHTEPKIQDQVLPYQGDHQMATQGMSYQEDPQSQMTSCQAEPEIQTKGAIYQVEPQSQVASLQMEPHFQAQDLLYQAEHQTPAAREVSYKIQSLLWHQQSLRIKALQLPHTLLSSTSAGWRLFFLFFGLKLEDQSFGCSHRLTKRPRSGLDPSEGLLPLFGLHRTRKIKCCAKHLMAAFDPI, from the exons ATGAGACTTCCTTTATG TGCTGTGCTGTTGTGGCTGTTCTCTGAAGAGCTTCAAGCTTCGCCTGTGAAAC CTTCCTTTCAAAGCGGCTCTAAAAATGTGGATGTAAGTAAGCCTCAGCAAGTCTCCAGTTACCACGCCCAGTTTCCACACTTTCAGCCAGAACACCGCGCCAAAACCCGGCACAAGATCAAGGTGGTGCGCTATAGGCTGGATCCTTGGTCCCAAATATGGCTGAAGTCTGAAGTAGAGTCTTACCACGTGGACCCTGACTCCCATGTACCTGGCCACCAGCTTGAGCCCCAGCAACAAGCTCAAGCAATTCGCCATCAAGCTGCTCCTCAGTTTCAGGCTCAACGGCAGATTCAGCCTAACGAGGGGACCAACCAAGGTGGCTCCAAGAGTAGGTCACTGGTGGTGGAATCCGATTGGGGGCAATTCCCCTTTCAGCCTCAAAAAAGGCCTTACGTGGCAGAACCCCAGAATCCGGATCAGTTGTTCTCATACCAGACAGAGCCTCAAAACCCGAAGGAATCACTCCAACCAGCACCTCACATTTTGGTTCAAAGGGCTCCCTACCAACTTGAACCAATGACTCAGACCAAGGAGCTGTTCTACCTAAATAAACATCTGTCCCAAATGGCGTCTATCCAGGCTGAGCCCCAGATTCAGGTCCAAGGAAAGCCCAACCAAATAAAGACCCAGACACAAGTCCAGGGACAGTCCTATGAAGTGGCACCTCAAACAAAATTAATATCCTTCCAGACTGACCCCCAGAGTCAAGTCCACGGGTTATCCTACCAGGCACAGCTCCAGTCTCAAGGGGGTTCCTTCCACACAGAGCCCAAAATTCAAGACCAAGTCCTTCCATACCAGGGAGATCACCAGATGGCCACCCAAGGAATGTCCTACCAGGAAGATCCTCAGTCCCAGATGACCTCCTGCCAAGCTGAACCTGAGATTCAGACTAAGGGGGCGATATACCAGGTAGAGCCTCAGTCCCAGGTGGCATCTTTGCAGATGGAGCCCCACTTTCAAGCCCAAGACTTGCTTTACCAGGCAGAGCACCAGACGCCGGCAGCCCGAGAGGTGTCTTACAAG ATCCAGAGCTTGTTGTGGCACCAACAGTCtctaagaataaaggcccttcAGCTCCCCCACACTCTGCTGAGTTCCACTTCAGCCGGTTGGaggttgttttttctgttctttggcTTAAAGCTCGAGGATCAGAGCTTTGGCTGCTCTCATCGGCTCACCAAGAGACCCCGATCAGG GCTGGATCCCAGTGAAGGTTTGCTTCCCCTCTTTGGGCTCCACAGGACtcggaaaataaaatgttgtgccAAGCATCTT
- the LOC101160043 gene encoding bromodomain-containing protein DDB_G0280777 isoform X4: protein MRLPLCAVLLWLFSEELQASPVKPSFQSGSKNVDVSKPQQVSSYHAQFPHFQPEHRAKTRHKIKVVRYRLDPWSQIWLKSEVESYHVDPDSHVPGHQLEPQQQAQAIRHQAAPQFQAQRQIQPNEGTNQGGSKSRSLVVESDWGQFPFQPQKRPYVAEPQNPDQLFSYQTEPQNPKESLQPAPHILVQRAPYQLEPMTQTKELFYLNKHLSQMASIQAEPQIQVQGKPNQIKTQTQVQGQSYEVAPQTKLISFQTDPQSQVHGLSYQAQLQSQGGSFHTEPKIQDQVLPYQGDHQMATQGMSYQEDPQSQMTSCQAEPEIQTKGAIYQVEPQSQVASLQMEPHFQAQDLLYQAEHQTPAAREVSYKIQSLLWHQQSLRIKALQLPHTLLSSTSAGWRLFFLFFGLKLEDQSFGCSHRLTKRPRSGLDPSEGLLPLFGLHRTRKIKCCAKHLVL, encoded by the exons ATGAGACTTCCTTTATG TGCTGTGCTGTTGTGGCTGTTCTCTGAAGAGCTTCAAGCTTCGCCTGTGAAAC CTTCCTTTCAAAGCGGCTCTAAAAATGTGGATGTAAGTAAGCCTCAGCAAGTCTCCAGTTACCACGCCCAGTTTCCACACTTTCAGCCAGAACACCGCGCCAAAACCCGGCACAAGATCAAGGTGGTGCGCTATAGGCTGGATCCTTGGTCCCAAATATGGCTGAAGTCTGAAGTAGAGTCTTACCACGTGGACCCTGACTCCCATGTACCTGGCCACCAGCTTGAGCCCCAGCAACAAGCTCAAGCAATTCGCCATCAAGCTGCTCCTCAGTTTCAGGCTCAACGGCAGATTCAGCCTAACGAGGGGACCAACCAAGGTGGCTCCAAGAGTAGGTCACTGGTGGTGGAATCCGATTGGGGGCAATTCCCCTTTCAGCCTCAAAAAAGGCCTTACGTGGCAGAACCCCAGAATCCGGATCAGTTGTTCTCATACCAGACAGAGCCTCAAAACCCGAAGGAATCACTCCAACCAGCACCTCACATTTTGGTTCAAAGGGCTCCCTACCAACTTGAACCAATGACTCAGACCAAGGAGCTGTTCTACCTAAATAAACATCTGTCCCAAATGGCGTCTATCCAGGCTGAGCCCCAGATTCAGGTCCAAGGAAAGCCCAACCAAATAAAGACCCAGACACAAGTCCAGGGACAGTCCTATGAAGTGGCACCTCAAACAAAATTAATATCCTTCCAGACTGACCCCCAGAGTCAAGTCCACGGGTTATCCTACCAGGCACAGCTCCAGTCTCAAGGGGGTTCCTTCCACACAGAGCCCAAAATTCAAGACCAAGTCCTTCCATACCAGGGAGATCACCAGATGGCCACCCAAGGAATGTCCTACCAGGAAGATCCTCAGTCCCAGATGACCTCCTGCCAAGCTGAACCTGAGATTCAGACTAAGGGGGCGATATACCAGGTAGAGCCTCAGTCCCAGGTGGCATCTTTGCAGATGGAGCCCCACTTTCAAGCCCAAGACTTGCTTTACCAGGCAGAGCACCAGACGCCGGCAGCCCGAGAGGTGTCTTACAAG ATCCAGAGCTTGTTGTGGCACCAACAGTCtctaagaataaaggcccttcAGCTCCCCCACACTCTGCTGAGTTCCACTTCAGCCGGTTGGaggttgttttttctgttctttggcTTAAAGCTCGAGGATCAGAGCTTTGGCTGCTCTCATCGGCTCACCAAGAGACCCCGATCAGG GCTGGATCCCAGTGAAGGTTTGCTTCCCCTCTTTGGGCTCCACAGGACtcggaaaataaaatgttgtgccAAGCATCTT
- the LOC101160043 gene encoding bromodomain-containing protein DDB_G0280777 isoform X2, which yields MRLPLCAVLLWLFSEELQASPVKPSFQSGSKNVDVSKPQQVSSYHAQFPHFQPEHRAKTRHKIKVVRYRLDPWSQIWLKSEVESYHVDPDSHVPGHQLEPQQQAQAIRHQAAPQFQAQRQIQPNEGTNQGGSKSRSLVVESDWGQFPFQPQKRPYVAEPQNPDQLFSYQTEPQNPKESLQPAPHILVQRAPYQLEPMTQTKELFYLNKHLSQMASIQAEPQIQVQGKPNQIKTQTQVQGQSYEVAPQTKLISFQTDPQSQVHGLSYQAQLQSQGGSFHTEPKIQDQVLPYQGDHQMATQGMSYQEDPQSQMTSCQAEPEIQTKGAIYQVEPQSQVASLQMEPHFQAQDLLYQAEHQTPAAREVSYKIQSLLWHQQSLRIKALQLPHTLLSSTSAGWRLFFLFFGLKLEDQSFGCSHRLTKRPRSGWQHLTQFEWGTSSRWSNDCMLPKPGVWPCGSFVCPKNRLSRRS from the exons ATGAGACTTCCTTTATG TGCTGTGCTGTTGTGGCTGTTCTCTGAAGAGCTTCAAGCTTCGCCTGTGAAAC CTTCCTTTCAAAGCGGCTCTAAAAATGTGGATGTAAGTAAGCCTCAGCAAGTCTCCAGTTACCACGCCCAGTTTCCACACTTTCAGCCAGAACACCGCGCCAAAACCCGGCACAAGATCAAGGTGGTGCGCTATAGGCTGGATCCTTGGTCCCAAATATGGCTGAAGTCTGAAGTAGAGTCTTACCACGTGGACCCTGACTCCCATGTACCTGGCCACCAGCTTGAGCCCCAGCAACAAGCTCAAGCAATTCGCCATCAAGCTGCTCCTCAGTTTCAGGCTCAACGGCAGATTCAGCCTAACGAGGGGACCAACCAAGGTGGCTCCAAGAGTAGGTCACTGGTGGTGGAATCCGATTGGGGGCAATTCCCCTTTCAGCCTCAAAAAAGGCCTTACGTGGCAGAACCCCAGAATCCGGATCAGTTGTTCTCATACCAGACAGAGCCTCAAAACCCGAAGGAATCACTCCAACCAGCACCTCACATTTTGGTTCAAAGGGCTCCCTACCAACTTGAACCAATGACTCAGACCAAGGAGCTGTTCTACCTAAATAAACATCTGTCCCAAATGGCGTCTATCCAGGCTGAGCCCCAGATTCAGGTCCAAGGAAAGCCCAACCAAATAAAGACCCAGACACAAGTCCAGGGACAGTCCTATGAAGTGGCACCTCAAACAAAATTAATATCCTTCCAGACTGACCCCCAGAGTCAAGTCCACGGGTTATCCTACCAGGCACAGCTCCAGTCTCAAGGGGGTTCCTTCCACACAGAGCCCAAAATTCAAGACCAAGTCCTTCCATACCAGGGAGATCACCAGATGGCCACCCAAGGAATGTCCTACCAGGAAGATCCTCAGTCCCAGATGACCTCCTGCCAAGCTGAACCTGAGATTCAGACTAAGGGGGCGATATACCAGGTAGAGCCTCAGTCCCAGGTGGCATCTTTGCAGATGGAGCCCCACTTTCAAGCCCAAGACTTGCTTTACCAGGCAGAGCACCAGACGCCGGCAGCCCGAGAGGTGTCTTACAAG ATCCAGAGCTTGTTGTGGCACCAACAGTCtctaagaataaaggcccttcAGCTCCCCCACACTCTGCTGAGTTCCACTTCAGCCGGTTGGaggttgttttttctgttctttggcTTAAAGCTCGAGGATCAGAGCTTTGGCTGCTCTCATCGGCTCACCAAGAGACCCCGATCAGG